The region CGGCCTTCCTGTGGGACACCGGAAGGATCGATCCCGGCAATCGCGCGATGGAGGAGGCGCTCGCAAAATTCCCCGACGTCGCCGAGCTGCACGCGAGCTACGGCGAGCATCTGGCGATCCAGGGACGCTTCGAGACGGCCGCGCGGGAGCTCGAGCGCGCGCGCTCTCTCGGAGCCGGCTCCGCCGATCTCCTGATCGCGCTCGGGAACGCCCACTGGAGCGCCGGCGACCTCGACCGGGCGCGCGAGCGGCTCACCGAGGCGGCGGAAGCCGAGCCGCCGTCGTCGGCCGCGCAGCTCGCGCTCGGCCGGTTCCTGCTCTGGACGGGCCGCCCGGACGAAGCGGTCGTTCATCTCGAGAACGCCGCGCGCGACGAGCCCGAGGCCGAAAGCCGGCAGATGCTCCTCGGCCGCGCGCTCGCCGCCGCCGGCCGGCTCGCCGAGGCCGAATCCCGATTCCGCCGCGCGGCGGCGCTCTCGAAGTCTTCCGCCCCGCACGTGGCTCTCGCCCAGACTCTCGCGCGCGAGGGGAAGAAGGAGGACGCGCAGCGGGAGGCGGAGGTCGCGAAGCGTCTCTACGACGCCGAGCGCGCGGACGAGCTCGCCCGCGGATCGCACCACGTCCAGATGAATCTCGCCTGGGAGGAGCTCGAGCACGGCCAGCCCGCGCGGGCGCTCCGGCGATTCGAAGCGATGCCGGACGCCCCCGACGTCCTCGAAGGGCGGGGCGCCGCGCTCTCCCGTCTCGGACGGCACCGCGAGGCGATCCAGGTCCTCGAGCGCGCGAGCGCGGAGGATCCCGCCGACGCCCGGATCCGCGCGCGCCTGTCGCGCGAGTACGCCGAGAGAGGCCGCCGATGATCCTCGCGCTCGCGGCCCTCGCCGCCGCGGTTCCGGCCGCCGCGAGCCCCGCTCCCTCGGCTTCCGCGGGCTGCCCGATCACGCTGACCGACGTCGCCCGGAAATCGGGGATCGACTTCCGGCACGAGCGCGGAGCGACGCCGCAGCGGCGGCTCCCCGAGACGATGGGATCGGGCGTCGCGTGGCTCGACTACGACGCCGACGGATGGATGGACCTCTACGTCGTCCAGTCCGGCCCGTTTCCGCCGACGGGAAGCGCCGCGGCCGGCGACCGGCTGTATCGCAACAACCACGACGGGACGTTCACGGACGTCACGCAGAAGGCCGGCCTGCGCGACACGGCGTACGGCATGGGGGCGGCGGCGGCCGATTACGACAACGACGGCTTCCCGGATCTCTACGTCACCAATTTCGGCGCCAACATCCTCTACCACAACAACGGGGACGGGACGTTCACGGACGTCACGGCGCGGGCCGGCGTGGCCGCGTCCGGCTGGAGCACGAGCGCGGCGTGGGCGGACGTCGACGGCGACGGCTTCCTCGACCTCTTCGTCGCCCGCTACGTCGACTACTCGGTCGAGAAGGATTACTTCTGCGGAAACGTCGCCGCCGGCGTGCGCGACTATTGCCATCCGAGCGTCTATCCCCCCGCGTCGGGGATCCTGTATCGGAACAACGGAAACGGAACCTTCACGGACGTCACGAAGGAGGCGGGGGTGGGGGCGCCCGGCAAGGAGCTCGCCGTCGGCTTCCTCGACTTCGACCTCGACGGCAAGCCCGATCTCTTCGTCGCCAACGACACGGTGGGGAATTTCCTGTTCCACAATCTCGGGCACGGAAAGTTCGAGGACGTTTCGCTCACGTCCGGGACGGCCTTCAGCCTGGAAGGGAAGCCTCAGGGCGGAATGGGCGTCGGGGCGGCCGACTTCGACGGCGACGGACTTCCCGATCTCGTCGTCACCTACTTCGATTTCGAGCTGAACGGCTACTACCACAATCTCGGATCGGGCGTGTTCGAGGACCTCACGGTGCCCTCCGGTTTCGGCGGTCCGTCGCTCAACTTCCTCGCCTTCGGAATCGGCGTTCTCGACCTCGACGACCGCGGCGTCCTCGACGCCTACATCGCCAACGGCCATCTGCAGGATCCGACGAGGCGCGAGAACACGACCTACGCGGAACGGGACTTCCTGATGTGGAACGACGGCCACGGCCGGTTTCACGAGCAGGGATGCGGCCCGGCGTTCGACCAGGCGTTCGTCGGGCGCGGCGTCGCGGTCGCCGATTACGACAACGACGGCGATCCCGACGTCGCGGTCTCGAACTCGGGCGGACCGCTGCAGCTCCTTCGCAACGACGGGACGCACGGTCGCTGGGCCGGAGTCGTGCTCGTCGGGACGCGCTCGAACCGCCAGGGGATCGGCGCCCGTCTCACGGCCGAGCTGCCGAGCGGACGGAAACTGACGCGCTGGGTGCAGTCGGGGGACAGCTATCTGTCCTCGTCGGACCCGCGCGTGCTCTTCGGACTCGGCGGCGAGGCGTCGATCCGATCGCTGACGATCGACTGGCCCTCCGGCACCGTCCAGCGCGTCGGACCCGTCGCCGCCGGACAATACACGAAAATTACGGAACCCCGGACGCCCTGACGGCCGAGCGCCGGCCGCCGCCGCGCCGTTCGTCCTTCAGCCCGCGAGCTGCCGGAAGAATTCCGCGAGCCCTTTCGCGGAGCCGCGGCCGTTGAACGTCACCTCGATCGCCCCTTTCGCCGCGCCGCGCCCGAGAGGGCCGACCGTGATGCCGGGAGCGGGAGCCGCGGCTCTCGGGCGCCGCAGCGGCGCGATTCCCGCCTTCCGGCGGAGCCGGGAGAGCTCGGGAGCGAAGAGCTTGACGCCGAAGCGCTTCCGGATCGCGTCGATGATCTGCGAGCCGGTCATCTTTCCCGCGCGGAGCATCTTCTGCGCTTCGCGCTGCGCCGAGGCCCGGTCGATGCCGAGCTTGCGCCGCGCCTCCCGGATCGCCGGCAGCGGAACGTCCTTTCTCTTCAGGCGCCGGGCGGCCGCCTTCTTGAGCTGGCGCTCGTTCAGCGACTTGTCGGCCCGGAGCATGGTCACGAGCTGTGTCACAAGAGTCTTATCGGTCATATTCGCTCCCCGGACGGCAGGATAACAGAGCGGCAAGCGCGATGTGACAAGACCGGAGGAATCAGCTCGGACGCGACGGAATCACGGCGAGCACGAGCCCCGTCACCGCGACGCCCGCGGACTCCCAGCGCCACGACGGGGGGCGGAGGAGAAGGAACCCCGCGACGCCCGCCGCCACGAGCGCGAGCCCGATCTTTTTCATCAGCCGATCCTTCCGGAGCCCGGATCATTCACGGTCCCCGGCCGGTCAGGTGAATCCTGCCGGCCGCGCGGCACGGAGCGACGCGATGGACCCGAAGCGGCCGGTGGTACCCGCGAAATATCTTTCGTCGAGGCGAAGAAGGCCGCCGAAAGCGATGTCTCGGCATCGGCGAGGCGGGCTTCTGCAGCATTTCGCCGGAAAAGATCCGCGGGGACGCCGGAGGCGCTCATGGATGCGGGCTCTAACGTAGGATACGCGAAATGCCTCTCGAAAAGACGCTGCGGACGCGGGACCTCGTCCTGTTCAACGTGGCCGCGATCGTCGGAATGCGATGGGTCGCGCTCGCGGCGCATTCCGGTCCGTCGTCGATCGGGCTCTGGGTCCTCGCGGCGTTCGCCTTCTTCGTTCCGCAGGGGCTCTGCGTCACCGCGCTCTGTTCCGCGATCCCCGAGGAAGGCGGGCTCTACGTGTGGGCGAGGGAGGCGTTCGGGCCGCGGCAGGGTTTCGTCGCGGGCTGGCTCTACTGGACGTCGAACATCCTGTATTTCCCGACGCTCACGCTTTCGACGGTCGTCTTCGCGCTCTACGTGTTCAACCTCCGGTTCGCCGCCCTCGAGAACAGTCGCGCCTACACCGCGGGGGCGTCGCTCGTTCTTCTCGCGGTCGCGCTCGCCTTCAACATCGTCGGCCTGAACACGGGCAAGTGGGTCCAGAACGTCGGCGGCCTCGCGCAATGGATCCCGTCGGCGGTGCTCCTCGCGGTCGGAGTCGTCGCGCTCGCGACCGCCGGGTCGGCGACGCCGATTCCCGCGCGCTCGCTCTTTCCGTCGCTCGCGCGGAAGGACACGATCATCTTCTTCGCGCAGATCTGCTTCGGCTTCGCCGGGCTGGAGCTCGCCCCCATGATGGCCGGCGAGGTGCGCGATCCGAAGCGCACGTTCCCGCGCGCGATCTGGATCTCCGGCCTGACGATCGCCGCGTGCTACATCCTCGGCACCCTGTCGATGCTCTGGGCGCTCCCTTCCGAGAAGGTGTCGATCATCGCCGGCGTCAACCAGGCGATCGCGCAGGCGGGCGCCGCGCACGGTCTCCGGTGGATCGGACCTCCGGTCGCGCTGCTCATGACGCTCGCCGGACTGGGCGGCCTCGGCGCGTGGCTCGTCGGCACGGCGCGGCTCCTCTTCGTCGGCGGCCTCGACCGGTACCTTCCCCCCGTGTTCGGACGCACGCACCCGCGGTGGAAGACGCCCTACGTCGCGCTTCTCGTCCAGGCGGGGCTGTCGGCGCTCTTCATCCTCGCGGCGACGCAGGGGTCGACCGTCCACACGGCCTATCTCATCCTCGTCGACGCGACGCTCATCGTCTATTTCATTCCGTATCTCTACATGTTCGCCGCGGCGATCCGGCTCCGCCGCACGATCAGGAGCGCGGCGGGCGCGATCCCCGTCCCGGGAGGAGACGCCGGAAGCTGGGTCGTCAACGGCATCGGGTTCGCGACGACGCTCCTCGCGATCCTGCTCGCGCTCGTTCCGCCCTCGGACGAGGCGGGAAAGACCGCCTTCTTCCTGAAGGTCTTCGGCGGGTCCTTCGGATTCGTCGTGGCGGGATTCGTGTTCTACGCCTGGGCCGAACGCCGTCGGACCGCCGCGGGAGCGGGCCCCGGGACCGGGAGCGCGTGACGGCCCGCTCGCTGCCGACCTGAGCCTCCGCGAGCCCGGGCGGGCCGGACGGTGCGGAGAGCCTTCACGGTCGAGGAGGGCGCCGCGTCGAGCGGCGCGAAGCGTCCGCTTCGACCCGGCGGGTGGACCAACCCGACTCCCTGCCGTAGGCGACCGGCGGCCGGGGGGCTGCCGGTCGACTCTTGAGATAGATTCGGCGGCCGGAGGAACGCGATGTTTTCCGAATTCCGCAACGAACCCCTGACCGACTTCACCGCCGAGGCGAACCGCCGCGCGTTCGCGGACGCTCTCGAGCGGGTGCGCGGAAGACTTCCGCTCGAAGGCCGCCTCTTCGTGGGCGGCCGATGGACGTCCGGGGCGGCCACGTTCGAGTCCCGCAACCCGTCCCGCAAGGACGACGTGATCGGCCGCTTCGCGAAGGGCACGCGCGCCGACGCGCTTCGCGCGGTCGACGCCGCCTTCGACGCGTTCGCGGCGTGGAGGAACACGCCGTCCGACGACCGGAGCCGGCTCCTCGTCCGGATCGCCGCGATCCTCCGGAACCGCAAGCACGAGTTCTCCGCGATGATGTCGCTCGAGGCGGGGAAGACCTGGCCGGAAGCGGACGGCGACACCGCCGAGGCGATCGACTTCTGCGAGTTCTACGCGCGCGAAATGCACCGGCTCTCCGAGCCGCAGCCGCTCACCCCCGTTCCCGGCGAGCGCGGCACGCTCGAATTCCTCCCGCTCGGCGTCGGGGCGATCATTCCGCCCTGGAACTTCCCGCTCGCGATCCTCGCCGGAATGACGACCGCGGCGATCGTCTCCGGCAACACCGTGGTGCTGAAGCCGGCCTCCGACACCGCGGGGATCGCGACGATGTTCGTGGAGGCCGCGATCGAGGCGGGCGTTCCCGCGGGCGTCCTGAACTTCGTCACCGGCCCGGGGGCCGAGGTCGGAGACGCGCTCGTCGAATCGCCGAAGGTCCGGTTCATCGCGTTCACGGGATCCAAGACCGTCGGGCTGGAGATCAACGAGAAGGCGGCGAAGGTGCCGAAGGGGCAGATCTGGATCAAGCGGGCGATCCTGGAAATGGGCGGCAAGGACTTCATCCTCGTCGACGAGACCGCGGACCTCGACTCGGCCGCGGCCGGCGTCGTCGCCTCCGCCTTCGGTTTCCAGGGGCAGAAGTGCTCCGCCTGCTCCCGGCTGATCGTCGTCGATTCCGTGCACGATGAGCTCGTCGCGAAGGTCGTCGAGAAGACGAAGGCTTTGAAGCTCGGGCCGGCGGACGACCCCGCCTCGAGCGTCGGTCCCGTCATCAACGCCGGCGCCCAGCGGAAGATCCTCGAGTACGTGGAGGCCGGGAAGAAGGAAGGCAAGCTCCTCGCGGGCGGCGGCGCCGGCCCCGATTCGGGCTTCTACGTGCAGCCGACGGTCATCGACGACGTCTCGCGGGACGCGAAGATCGCCCGCGAGGAGATCTTCGGCCCGGTGCTCGCCATTCTCCGGGCCCGCGACTTCGACGAAGGCGTGGCCCTCGCCAACGACACGGAGTACGGCCTCACCGGAGCGCTCTACTCCCGCGACCCGGCACGGATCGCCCGCGGGAAACGGGATCTCTTCTGCGGAAATCTCTACGTGAACCGGAAATGCACCGGCGCGCTCGTCGGCGCGCATCCCTTCGGCGGCTTCAACATGTCGGGAACCGATTCGAAGGCGGGCGGCCGCGAATACCTCTATCTCTTCACCCAGGCCAAGGCGATCGCGGAGAAGATCTCCGAGACCGCCCCCGCGACGTCGGGCGAGAAGAGCAAGGGCTTCTAGCGGGCGAGGAGAACCGCCCGGCTCGCGAGGAGCCGGGCGGCAGGATTTCCCGGTCCGGGCCGGTTACTTGCCGGGCGGCGCCTCTCCCGTCGGAATCGGCGGGAGCTTCCGCTTCCCGAGCTCCGCGTTGATCGGATCGAGATCGCTCTTCGAAACGGCGTCGACTTCCTTCGCCACGTCCGCCAGCTCGCGGCGGAGCGCCTCGACCCGCTCCACCTGGTACGCGGCCGGCTTGCCTTCCCAGCTCATGAGCGCTCCGTAGACCTCGTCCAGGTGTTCGCGGATCCGCTCCTCGCCCGTGATCGCGCCCCCTTCCTTCGTCGCGACGATCTCCTTCTTGATCTCGTCGAGCCGGCCGGCCGCCGCGTCGAGCCTCTTCTTCAGGGCGTCGGTGTCCGGAAGCCCCTTCGCGGCCCGCAGGACCCCCGCGCGCGCCCCGTCGATCCGGTCGTTCAAGGCGCTCATCTCGCCGAACAGCGCATGCGCCTTCATCACGGCGTCGAACTGCTCTTTTCGCTCGGCCGGCCCGTACGGGGCGCGCCGGTCGACGGCGACTTCGAACTTCTGCTCGATCGTCTCGCCCCCCTTGGTCAGCCGTGCGGTGTACGTTCCGGGCGGCACCCGAGGTCCGAGAGACGAATTGAAGGCGAGTTGCGCCGCCCTCGGCACCCGCGGCGGAGGAACCTGCATCGACCAGAAGACGCGGTTGATGCCGCGCCGCTTGCTCGCGGCAATCGAGTCGATCACCTTCCCGTCCGCGTCGAGGATTTCGAGCTTGATCGGGCCGAAGAGGTGGCGGGTCCGCTGGTAGTAGGTGATCACGGCCCCGCCGGTCGGGTTCGGCCCGACGAACGTCGCGTCGCCTTCCACCCAGCCGCCGTTGGACGGCATTCGCTGCTGGACGACGCGCCCCGGGAGGAACGCCGCGTTCCTGCCGAGCGTGTCGGCGGCGAGGCTCCGCAGGGGCGTGATGTCGTCGACGATCCAGATCCCCCGCCCGTGCGTCGCGAGCACGAGGTCGTTGTCCCGCGGATGGATCTGGAGATCGCGCACCGCGACGTCCGGGAAGTCGCCTCCCTTGAACTGCGCCCACGTGGCGCCGCCGTCCACCGAGATCCAGAGACCGAACTCGGTCCCGAGGAAGAGGAGCGACGGCTTGACCGTGTCTTCCTTGATGACGTGCGCGTATCCGCGGATCCCCTGCTCCGGTCCCGCGATCCGCGTCCATGTCTTCCCGAAATCGGTCGTGCGGTACGCGAACGGGCGGATGTCGCCGACCGTGTGGAAGTCGAACGTCGCGTAGGCCGTCCCCGGCTGGAACCGCGAGGCCTCCACCCACGTCACCCACGGCGCCGGCGGCAGTCCCTTCACGTTTCCGACGACGTTCGTCCACCCCTTTCCGCCGTCCCGCGTCAACTGCAGGTTACCGTCGGAGGTGCCGACCCACAGCACGTTCGCGTCCTTCGGGGACTCGGAGACCGAGTAGATCGTCGTGAACTCCTCGGCCGCGGAGTTGTCGACGGTGATTCCACCCGAGAGCTCCTGCTTCTGCTTCTCCGGATCGTGCGTCGTGAGATCGGGAGAGATCCGGTCCCAGGTCAGGCCGTGGTCGCGCGAACGGAAGAGGTACTGCGCGCCGAGGTAGATCGTTCCCTTTTCGTTGGGCGACGGATAGATCGGCGCGTTCCAGTTGAAGTGCAGCTTCTGCTTGTATCCCGCCTTCGGCTGGATGTCGCGCTGCGTGCCGGTCCGCCGGTCGTACCGCGTGATGTGCCCGCCCTGGGCCTCCGAGTACACCGCGTCCGGGTCCGACGGATCCGGGATCGTCCAGAATCCGTCGCCGTTCGGGATCGGCGTCCACCGGGAGTTGGAGATTCCGCCGGGATGCGCCGAGTCCCCGAACCACGAGCTGTTGTCCTGGATTCCGCCGTACACCTGGTACGGATCGCGGTCGTCGAGCGCCACGTGGTAGAACTGGGAGACCGGCAGGTTCATCGAATGCCGCCAGCGGTTGCCGCCGTCCTCCGAGATCCACAGCCCGCCGTCGTCCCCCGCGATCGCGTGCTTGACGTTGTCGGGATCGATCCAGATCTCGTGCCAGTCGCCGTGGCCTCCCCCTCCCGTGTAGGAGAAGCTCTTTCCGCCGTCCTCGCTGACGGTGATCGAGCCGCCCGGCTTGAAGACGTGATCGGCGTTGGTGGGGTCGACGACGAGGCGGCCGAAGTAGAAGGGCCGCCAGATCATGCTCTGGCCGTGGTCGCGCGCTTCCCACGTCTTTCCGCCGTCGCCGGACCAGTACAGCGCGGAATGGACCGACTCGATCAGCGCGTACACGATCTGAGGATTCGAGGGCGCGATGACCGTTTCGACGCGCCCCCACGGTTTGCCGGGCAGCCCCGCGTTCGTCCGGGACGTCATCTCCGTCCAGCTCTTCCCGCCGTCCTCCGAGCGGAAGAGGCCGCTGCCGCTCGGCGCATTCGGGCCATCGCCCCCGGATCGGAACGTCCAGCCCTTCCGGCGGAAGTCCCACATTCCCGCCATCAGCACGTCGGGGTTCTTCGGGTCCATGGTCACGGACGAACAGCCCGTCGAGAGATTCGCTCCCTTGAGGACGAGGCTCCAGTTCTTTCCGCCGTCGTTCGTCTTGTAGAGACCCCGGTCGGCGCTGTCGCTCCACAGCTTTCCCGGGACGCACGCATAGACCGTGTCGCTCCGCTTCGGGTCGACGAGCACGCGCACGATGTGCTCGGAGTTCGGCAGGCCCATGTTCGTCCACGTTTCGCCCCCGTCGGTGGACTTGTAGATCCCGTCGCCGACCGAGACGGAGTTGCGCATCCAGGATTCGCCGGTTCCCACCCAGACCGTTTTCGGGTGGGACGGGTCGATCGTGATCGCGCCGATGGACTGGACCGGCTGCTTGTCGAAAACCGGTTTGAACGTCGTCCCGCCGTCGAATGAGCGCCAGACGCCGCCGCTCGCGGCGCCGACGTAGACCGTCGTCTTCCCTCCTTCGTTCCTCGCCGCGATCGCGGCGATCCGGCCGCTCATCGCCGCCGAACCGATGTTGCGCGCGCCGAGCCCCGAAACCGTGCCGGAGTCGAAGACCGGCGGCCTCGCCGCGGCGGGGGCCGGCGGAGCCGAAGCGGCGAGCGCCGGCGCTCCGGGAGCGGCCTTGATCGACAGGACGATCGGCGTTCCCGCCGGAGGGAACGTGAACAGCAAGTCCTCGACGTCGACGTTCGCCTCCGCGTGCTGGACGTCGTAGCGCTGCCGGCCTCCTCCTCCGGGCTGGCTCTGCTCGATCGAGAACGGAAACCAGGCGCCGTCGATCTGCCCGTAGCTCCCGAGGTCGCTGTCCGTGATCTGCTCGGCCCCGCGCACGCGCGTGATCGTCTCGGTGCGGATCTCGAGGAAATAGTCCGGGTCGAGATAGACGTATTCGGTATTGCCCCCCTTGAGGTTGACACGGAGTTTCAGGGCCGGCGTGCCGTCGATGTCCTCCGTGCCGAGGTACTCGACGGTGTGTCCCTTCTGCTTCCAGTCGACGAGCGGCCCTTCGATGTCGGCCTGCTCCGCGAGCTGCCGGTTTTCGTCGGCAGTGTGCTTCTGCGCATCGCGCCGCCCCTGGAACGGCTGGAGATTCCACCCTTCCTTGCCGTCGTACGCGTCGACGGCGGTCAGGCCCTGGAGCGTCACCTCCTGCCGGATCATGCCGGGCCTCTTCTGGACCTGCCCGAAGACCGCCTCGATCTGGTTGTCGCCGAACGCGAACGTCACCTTCCCGGTGAGGCGAAGAGAATGAATCGCCTTCAGCTTCTCTTCGCCGCCGCGGGCCGCGACGTTCTTCGCGACGATCTCGTCGACCGTCAGCGGCGACGGGGCGGCCGCCCGGACGCCGGGCAACGCCGACCCCAGCAGGAGGAGAGCGATCGGGAAACGAAGCGAGAACCGCATGGAGAACCTCCGAAAGTCAATGAACCGGTCGCGCGGACGCGCGAGCCCGAGAGCCCGCCTCCGCGCCATTTCGGCGCCCGGAGAACGATGTGGGTCGAAGATGCACCTTCCCGAACTACGGAGTCAAACGATAAAGGTTTCCCCGGCGCCGGCCGCTCGCCGTAGACTGCCGCCCGCGTGAAGAAACGGAAGCCGCCGAGCCGGCGAAGCTCGTCCGGCGCCGACGGCGACCTGAGAGCGGACTCCCGCGCGCTGAGGACCTTCGCTCTCCGCTTTCCGGGCGCGACCGAGGATTTCCCATGGGGCGAGCGCGTCGTGAAAGCCGGCGGGAAAGTCTTCGTGTTCCTCGGCCTCGACCCCGTCCGCGGCGGCCCGCTGGCCCTCTCGGTCAAGCTGCCGCAGTCGGCGGAAGAGGCGCGGGACCTGCCGTTCGTCCGGCCCACGGGATACGGCCTCGGGAAAGCCGGATGGGTCACCGCGACGTTCGAGCCGCCGGCACGCGCCCCGATCGGTCTCCTCGAGGCCTGGATCGCCGAGAGCTATCGCGCGGTCGCGCCGAAGAAGCTCGTCGCCGTTCTCGACGACGCCCGGCGGCCATCGCGGACGAACTGAGATCCGCCCCAGGGACCCGCGGTCACTCGCCGAGCCGGCGAAGCTCCTTCCTCGCTTCCGTGTGGTCGGGGTCGAGCCGGAGTGCATCGCGAAGCGCCGTCACCGCTTCCGCGCGGCGGCCGACCTTCTCGTAGAGCACCCCGAGCGTCCACTGCGCGTCGGCCCACGTCGGGGCATCGGGCGGCGGAGGGGATGCGAGATACCGCTTCAGGTGCTCGATCCCCTCCTCGAGCCCGCTGCCCGAGAGCCGGGCGATCGCGCCGAGCTGGAAATGCGCGATGGGGCCGACGTCCGGATCCTCCGAGAGGGCGAGCCACGTCCGCCGCGCCTCCTCGAAGCGCCCCTGGTCGACGAGCAGCGCGCCGAGCCCGGCGCGCGCCTCCGAGTTCCGGGGATCGGCCTCGAGGGCGGACCGGTACTCGGCTTCGGCGCGGGAGAGCTCCTTCTCGCGCGTGAAGAGCACGCCGAGGGCGACGTGGCCGCGCGCCGGATCGAGCCTCGCGATCGCCTCCGCCTGCTCGCGCGCCCGCCCGGTCCCGCCGCCGGCGATTCCGGGAGCCTCGAGGTAATACGTGAACAGGGCGAGCCGCGCTTCGACGTCCTCGGGGGCGAGCGCGACCGCCTTTTCGAACGCCTCGCGGCACTTCTTCGCGAGGCGGTATCGCGAAAGGAGAGGGGCGGTGCGGGCGCGCATGCCGTAGGCTTCCCCGACGACGCGCCAGAGCGCCGCGTCGCCGGGAGCGTCGACCAGAGCGGCCTCGGCGATCGCCGAGGCGCCGTCGGCGTCGCCGGCGCGGATCCGGGCCTCCGCGCGGTCGGCGGGGGAAAGCGTATCGGCCGGCGGAGCGGCCGCCCGGACCGCCGGCGCGGCCGCCGCCGCCAGGACCAGAAGGGAAACGGCCGAGAACCTCATGCCCGCCTCCGGCGATTGTTCGGAACGGAACGATTCTATCGCGGGACCGGAAGACGGGGAGCCCGGTGCCTCGCCGGAGAGGCGCCGCTCCTCGCGGCGGATGGCGTCGGCGCCGCCCTCGGGGCCGCCCGGCGCGCCTGCCGGCGGCCGCGATCCGCGAGGCGTGACGCCCGGAGTATCCTTCCGGGCGCATGTTCCTCGG is a window of Thermoanaerobaculia bacterium DNA encoding:
- a CDS encoding tetratricopeptide repeat protein translates to MRFSAVSLLVLAAAAAPAVRAAAPPADTLSPADRAEARIRAGDADGASAIAEAALVDAPGDAALWRVVGEAYGMRARTAPLLSRYRLAKKCREAFEKAVALAPEDVEARLALFTYYLEAPGIAGGGTGRAREQAEAIARLDPARGHVALGVLFTREKELSRAEAEYRSALEADPRNSEARAGLGALLVDQGRFEEARRTWLALSEDPDVGPIAHFQLGAIARLSGSGLEEGIEHLKRYLASPPPPDAPTWADAQWTLGVLYEKVGRRAEAVTALRDALRLDPDHTEARKELRRLGE